The Actinomadura graeca nucleotide sequence GCCGCCGCGACGAGGGCGGGCAGCGTCCGCGCGTGGCCGAGGGCGAGCATCGCCGCGCCGCTGCCGACGGTCGCGGACGTCAGCGTGGCGCGCCGCCCGATCCGGTCGGCGAGCGCGCCGCCCGCGAGCTGTCCCGCGAACGTGCCCGCGCCGAGGACGGCCATCACCACGCCCGCCTCACCGAGCGACAGGCCGCGCGTCGTCGTCAGGTACAGCCCGAGGAACGGCCCGACCATCGTCCCGAGCCGGTTGAGCAGCGTGCCCGTCCACAGGACCCAGAAGGGCCGGGGGAGGCCGCCGACGCGTTCCCGGAGGAAGGCCGCGACCCTGCCCGGACGGGGGCCGACAGGAGTGTCTTCCAGGCTGGTCACTCACCCGATGGTCGGGGGGTCCCGCGTCGCGCGACACTGATTTAGGCTGGACTAAATGATCGAGCTGGTGTTCGCGCCGGACGACGTCGCCCGCGTCCGGTTCGCGTTCTCCCCGCTGTGGGAGATGGTGCGCAGCCTGCGCGTCCTCGCCGACCCGTCCGGGCACGCGCTGCACCTGCCGTGGGCCCGCACCGTCCGCCCCCGGCTGCGCGGGCTCGACCTCGGACCGCTCCATGAGCTCGTCCCGTCCTGGGGGTACATCCCCGACTTCCTCACCCCGCCGCCCGTCACCCCGCTGCCCGACCTCGGCGCCGAGCTGGACGCCGTCCGCGCGACGCCGCCCGAGGTGGTCGCCGCCGAGCTGCGCTGGACCGAGCGCGGCGACAGCGCCGTACCCGGGCGGCTGGCGATGGCCGACGACCCCGCGCGGACCCTGGAGACCGTCGCCGACCTCCTCGAACGGTACTGGGCGGCCGCGCTGGAGCCGTTCTGGCCGCGCGTCCGCGATCTGCTGGAGGGCGACGTCCTGCGCCGGGCCCACGCCCTCGCCGCGCGCGGCGCCGAGGGCGTGTTCGCCGGGCTGCACGACGCGGTCGGGTGGCGCGCCGGGACGCTGTCCATCGACCGGCGCTGGGAGTTCCGCGGCGGGCTCGCGGGGCGGGGGCTGCTGCTCGTCCCGAGCGTGTTCGTGTGGCCGAGCGTGTCGGTGATGCTGCCGCCCTACCAGGCGATGCTCAGCTATCCGCCGACCGGCGTGGCGACGCTGTGGGAGTCCGGCGGGCCGCCCGGTCCGGGCGGGGGCCGCGCGCCGGGCGCGCTGGCCGCGCTCATCGGGCGCCGCCGCGCCGAGCTGCTCACCGTGCTCGCCACCCCGGCGTCCACGACGGAGCTGGCCGAGCGGATGGGCGTCACCGCGGGGGCCGTCAGCCAGCACCTTGGTGTGCTGCGCGCCTGCGGCCTGGTCACCGGGCACCGGCTGGGGCGCCGCGTCCTCTACGTCCGCACCCCGGAGGGCGACTCCCTCGCCGTGTCCGCCGCGGCCTCGGCCCGGGCGCGCACGCGTCACGGAGAGGTCGCCCTGAGACGGGCCCCGGGGTGTTAGCGCAGGGAGGCCAGTGCGTCCAGGCGGATCGAGGACGGGGTGCCCTGGGACTCGTAGCGGCCGGACTCGGCGAGCCAGTCCAGGTGGGCGCGGGGCGTGTCCAGCAGGACCTTCACGACCTGCGCGGCGGCGGCGCGCTGCGCGACGGTCAGCTGGAGCCGGTCGAGCATGTCGGGCAGCCTGCGGGCCGCCTTCCACGCCGCCTCCAGCCGGTCTTCGATGTGCTCCACGACCATGTCGCCGGCCCGCGCGATGTCCACCCCGTGGGCGGCGGCGAGGACGGCCGGCAGGTTGTGGACGTCGCCGCGCCCGGACTCCAGGTCGTGCGAGGCCAGGTCGTTCGCCCAGGCCACGACGTCGGCGACGCTGTCGGCGAGGGTCTTCCAGTCGGGGGTGCGCAGCAACCTGGGCGACAGCTCGACGCCGAGCACCGGCTCGATCAGGTCGAACAGGAACGGGCCGCAGGCCCGGCGGCGCAGCGGCGCGTACTCGGCGGGCTCCGGGGTGTGCCCGATGCGGCGGTTCACGGCCTCCTCGGCGCAGCCGTCGCGGTGCGCCTCCAGGTGCAGCATGAACCGGCGGCGCCAGTCGCGGCTCATGGCGCGGGACGTGGCCGGCCACAGCTCCACCAGCGCCGCCTCCAGCGGGCGGGCGCCGGGACGGGCGTGACCGCGCCGCATCGCGCGCAGCAGGTCGTCGTACAGCCCGTGGACGGCGCTGCCGCTGTCGGCGAGCGGCGGGTGGTCCAGCGTGTCGCTCAGCGCGAGCGCCCACGTCAGCCAGCGGGCGAACAGGTCCACGGCGCCGAGCTCGGCGTCGGGGAAGACCCGCGCGGCGAGCCGCTCGCACCTGGCCCGGCCGAGCGGGGAGGTGTCGGGGTCGCCGAGCACCAGTCCCCGGCCGCGCGCCCAGGACTCCACCTGCGCGCACAGCTGCCACGACTCCGGATGCATGACCGACGGGGCGGCCAGCGGGGCCGCCCGGTCGGTCGTCGAGAGAAGAAGTGAGATGTCCACGACCCGGCCCACGCTAGTGACCGGGCCCGGCCGGGCCCATGATCGCCACGTCAATTCTTGGGGAAAAGGGTATGTGGGGACGGTCACGGGCGAGTCTGCCGGTCCCCCCGGCGGCCGTGACATAGTGCTTGATCACGATCGACTCAGGAGGAGACGTGTCCAGACGGACCACGCGTTGGGCCCTGGGCGCCGGCCTGGCCGCCCTGTCACTGACCGCGTCGGCGTGCGGCGGGGACGAGGGCGCCACGGTGCAGGGCGTCAAGCTCGTCGAGAAGGGCAGGCTCACGTCCTGCACGCACCTGCCGTACCCGCCGTTCCAGGTGGAGCGGGGCGGCAAGGTCGTCGGCCTCGACGTCGACCTGGTCGACCTGGTCGCGAAGAAGCTGGGCGTCACGCAGAAGGTCGTCGACACCCAGTTCGAGACGATGAAGACGGGCGCGGCGCTGAACGCCGGCAAATGCGACATCGTGATGGGCGGCATGACGATCACCCCCGAGCGCACGACGTTCATGGACGTGTCGCGGCCCTACTTCGACGCCACCCAGGCGCTGCTGGCGAAGAAGGGCAGCGGGATCACCTCCCTCGACGACGTGAAGTCCAGGAAGCTCAAGCTCGGCTCCCAGGCCGGGACGACCGGGGAGGACTACGTCAAGGGCAAGGGCCTCGACCCGGCGTCCTTCGACAACTCCAACGCCGAGCTGGACGGCCTGCGCACCGGCCAGGTCAAGGTGATCGTGCAGGACTACCCGGTCGTCAAGGGCTGGCTGAAGGACCCGGCGAACACCGGCTACGAGATCGTCGCCAACCTCAACACCGGCGAGCAATACGGCTTCTGGATCCGCAAGGGCCACAACCCGCGGCTCGTCCAGCTCACCGACCAGGCCATCGCGCAGGCGAGGGCCGACGGCACCTACAAGAAGATCTACGAAAAATGGATCGGCCCGATGCCGGCACCGGGCCGCCCGTCGTGACGGCGGAGTCCGCGCAGGCGGCGCCACCGGCGGGGATGTCCCGCCGGCGCCGCCGGCGGCTCTCGCTGGGCGCGCAGTACGCGCTGTTCGCCGCCGTCGTGCTGGCCGTCGTGCTGCTGGCGGACTGGCCGACGCTGCGGCTCAACTTCGCCAACTGGGGCGTCGCCAAGGAGCTGTTCCCCGACATCATCACGGTCGGGCTGCGCAACACCGCCGTCTACACCGCGGTCGGCTTCGGGCTCGGGCTGGCCGGCGGCCTGGTCGTCGCGCTGATGCGGCTGTCGTCGGCGCCGCCGTACCGGTGGTTCGCGACCGCCTACATCGAGACGTTCCGCGGCCTGCCGCTGCTGCTGATCTTCATCTTCGTGGGCGTCGGCGTGCCGCTGGCCTTCCCCGGGACGACCATCCCCGGCGGCGCCGTCGGGCAGGCCGGCCTCGCGCTCGGGCTGGCCGCCGCGGCGTACATGGCCGAGACGATCCGGGCCGGGATCCAGGCCGTCCCGAGGGGGCAGATGGAGGCCGCGCGGTCGCTCGGCATGTCGCACGGCCGGGCGA carries:
- a CDS encoding ArsR/SmtB family transcription factor is translated as MIELVFAPDDVARVRFAFSPLWEMVRSLRVLADPSGHALHLPWARTVRPRLRGLDLGPLHELVPSWGYIPDFLTPPPVTPLPDLGAELDAVRATPPEVVAAELRWTERGDSAVPGRLAMADDPARTLETVADLLERYWAAALEPFWPRVRDLLEGDVLRRAHALAARGAEGVFAGLHDAVGWRAGTLSIDRRWEFRGGLAGRGLLLVPSVFVWPSVSVMLPPYQAMLSYPPTGVATLWESGGPPGPGGGRAPGALAALIGRRRAELLTVLATPASTTELAERMGVTAGAVSQHLGVLRACGLVTGHRLGRRVLYVRTPEGDSLAVSAAASARARTRHGEVALRRAPGC
- a CDS encoding terpene synthase family protein, with protein sequence MDISLLLSTTDRAAPLAAPSVMHPESWQLCAQVESWARGRGLVLGDPDTSPLGRARCERLAARVFPDAELGAVDLFARWLTWALALSDTLDHPPLADSGSAVHGLYDDLLRAMRRGHARPGARPLEAALVELWPATSRAMSRDWRRRFMLHLEAHRDGCAEEAVNRRIGHTPEPAEYAPLRRRACGPFLFDLIEPVLGVELSPRLLRTPDWKTLADSVADVVAWANDLASHDLESGRGDVHNLPAVLAAAHGVDIARAGDMVVEHIEDRLEAAWKAARRLPDMLDRLQLTVAQRAAAAQVVKVLLDTPRAHLDWLAESGRYESQGTPSSIRLDALASLR
- a CDS encoding substrate-binding periplasmic protein; this translates as MSRRTTRWALGAGLAALSLTASACGGDEGATVQGVKLVEKGRLTSCTHLPYPPFQVERGGKVVGLDVDLVDLVAKKLGVTQKVVDTQFETMKTGAALNAGKCDIVMGGMTITPERTTFMDVSRPYFDATQALLAKKGSGITSLDDVKSRKLKLGSQAGTTGEDYVKGKGLDPASFDNSNAELDGLRTGQVKVIVQDYPVVKGWLKDPANTGYEIVANLNTGEQYGFWIRKGHNPRLVQLTDQAIAQARADGTYKKIYEKWIGPMPAPGRPS
- a CDS encoding amino acid ABC transporter permease, with protein sequence MDRPDAGTGPPVVTAESAQAAPPAGMSRRRRRRLSLGAQYALFAAVVLAVVLLADWPTLRLNFANWGVAKELFPDIITVGLRNTAVYTAVGFGLGLAGGLVVALMRLSSAPPYRWFATAYIETFRGLPLLLIFIFVGVGVPLAFPGTTIPGGAVGQAGLALGLAAAAYMAETIRAGIQAVPRGQMEAARSLGMSHGRAMRSVILPQAFRIIVPPLTNELVLLCKDSSLVLFLGITLEQRELTKFGRDLAGQEGNTTPIIVAGICYLIITIPLSLLARRLEARQRRGQR